In Desulfosporosinus youngiae DSM 17734, the genomic stretch TCAGCGCATAGCCTAATTCAAGCTCCATATGGTCAACCTGTAAAAGATTCAGGACATTTTCCGGTTTCTTGCTCTCTTCAATTTCCGTTTCTCGTACTGCTGCAGTTTCTTTGATGACAGACACCTTTGAACTGCGCTGCAGCATGACTCCCAGGCCAACCAAAGCGGCGGCCACCATAAACAGCGGTAATCTCGGCAGGCCAAGCAGAGCTAACATGCATAATACTCCAGCCGTAATGAATAAAGCTTTCGGCTGTTTAAAAAGCTGCTTTACCAGATCGTCCCCTAAGTTACTTTCCGAAGCCGCCCGGGTGACCACTAATCCTGTCGCAGTCGAAATCATCAGGGCCGGAATCTGAGAGACTAGTCCCTCTCCGATTGTCAGTAAGGTATATTTATGCAGGGCATCCAGCAGGGCCATATCCTGCATGGCAACCCCTGTGATAAAACCTCCGATAATATTAATAAATAAGATAATAATTGCAGCAATGGCATCCCCCTTAACAAACTTGGTTGAACCATCCATCGCCCCATAAAAATCCGATTCCTGCTGGATCGCCTTTCGCCTGTCACGAGCCTGTTGCTCGTTAATCATCCCGGCATTAAGATCAGCATCAATCGACATTTGTTTTCCCGGCATAGCATCTAAGGTAAAACGAGCTGCCACCTCCGAGACACGTTCAGCTCCCTTGGTGATCACAATAAACTGCACAAGAACCAAAATAATAAAGATAATAAAACCTACTACCGCATCTCCACGAATAACGAACTCCCCAAATTGCTGAATAATCTCCCCCGCATGCCCGTCAAGGAGAATGAGGCGGGTCGCTGAGATATTCAGAGACAAGCGGAACAAGGTCAGCGTCAATAAGAGGGAAGGCAGAGCAGAAAACTCTAAAGGGTCCTTGGCAAAAACCGCCAGCATCAGAGTTAGAACAGAAGCTGTAATATTCAAAGTAATAAGAACATCCAGCAGTCCTGCAGGCAGCGGGACAACCATCATGACCACGATGCTGACCAGTCCCAATGCCGCAATAATGTCCGTATTATTCAAGAACCGCCCCTTAACCATCGTAGACATGGGTCTCCTCCTTTCATTGAGCATACTTGCAAACCCGCATTTTAATTTAAACCATTCCGTCTGCCATCCTATGATCCCATGAATGAAATAAGATTGCCAAATGAACCCTCATGCTAACCCCAAATTTATTTCATTCATGCCCGCTTCTTCTTTTTCTTTAACCGGTAAACAAACGCCAGCACTTCGGCAACCGCTTTATAAAGATCCGCCGGAATCCCCTGCCCGATTTCCACCTGGGCATAAAGAGCACGGGCCAGCGGCTTGTTTTCCATGATCACAAGGTCATATTCCTTGGCCAACTCCCGCATTCGCAACGCAACCTGGTCTTGACCCTTGGCAACGACGTAAGGGGCATTTTGTACTTTCGGGTCATAACGCAAGGCCACTGCAAAGTGGGTTGGATTGGTGACAACGACATCCGCCTGTTTCATGTCCTGCATCATTCGGCCCATGGCCATCGCACGTTGTCGTTTTTTTAGTTCACTTTTCAGTTCAGGGTTTCCTTCAGTTTGTTTGTATTCCTGTTTTAAATCCTCATGAGACATTCGTAAATTCTTCTCATATTCCCACCGCTGGTAGATGTAATCAAAAGCGGCTATACCTAAAAACGAAAGGGAAATATTCCAAGCAAGTTCCATTAAGGCCTCGCCTAATAAAACCGCCGCCTGCCCCACATTGAGTTGTTGCAGTGCTGGATAAATATGCAGGCGATCCCGGACACTTGCGTAAAGAAAATAGCCGATCAGAAGCACTTTCATTAACGATTTGACCAATTCCACCCATGCCTTTACGCCAAACATTCGCTTCGCGCCGCTGATCATACTTAAACGTGAAAGTTGAGGTTTCATGGATTCCCCCGTAAAAAGAAATCCCACTTGGATATAATTAGAGATTAGGGCAATTAAAAACCCAGTACCTAAAATCGGGGCCATGATTTGAATCCCCAGCCAAAGAACGTTGAGCATGAGACTGGCCACCGAACGTTCCGTCCAATCCGAGGAAAGCCCTAAAACGTAGGGAAAAAGATACTGTATACGGAGAAACATTGCCGGAATCCAAAACCTAAGAAGAGCCACCAGACCTAAAAGCATCAACGCAGAGATAACTTCCTGGCTTTTAAATACCTGACCCTTTTTGCGCGCTTCCTGTTTCCGTCTGGGCGTGGCGGGATGTTTTTTTTCGCTCACTGTTTCCACCCCTGATAAAGTTCTAAGACCCAAGACATATTGGTATCAAATAGCCGGGCAACAGCTTCTCCGAAAAAGGGAATCGAGAGATACAAAATAATAAGTCCAAAAACAATCTTAACCGGGAAAATCACCGCAAAAATATTAAGTTGAGGTACTGTTCTGGATAAGAGCCCGACCCCGACATCGGATACAAGAAGTGCTCCGAAAACCGGCATTGCCAATTGAGCTGCTAAAGCAAAAACATGAGCAACCAGCTGAACGTAAAAAAGATAGTTATGCGGCAAGCTGGACGGGTTTATAGGAATATAAGCATAGCTCTTAACCATGGCGGCAATTAAATAGTGATGAGAATTCGTCGAAAGCAAAAGCATGGTCGCTAATATTATCTGGAAGTTACCCATCATAGGACTTTGTACACCATAAACAGGGTCAATGGCCGACCCCATCGTAAAACCCATTTGATAATCGATCAACTGCCCTGCTCCTTGTAAAACAGCCGTCAGCAGGTAAATGAGAAATCCAATGACCAGCCCCACCAGAACTTCCTTGATTACCACCGCAACATACGGCAAAAGCTCCTCTGGAATGGATGGATTCGCTGCCTGAATGAGGGGATACAGAATTACCGAGATGCTGGCCGCCAAGCCAAGCCTTGCCATACCAGGAACGCCCCTCGCGCCGAAAACCGGTGCCAGCATAATCATACCCGCCCAACGAGATAAAATCAGCAGGAATAACGAGAGATTCCATTGGAGCAGCTGGGCCAGACTCAAATTTTCTCCCCCCTGTTGCGATGTTCGTGGTTCGATGTTCGAAATCTATAGATCATGTTTGGGGTCGCGGTTAATACTTCGTTAGTCAGAGGACCCAAGTCCGAATTCGAATTTCGAACCTCGCGCTCACATGCCTCCAAACGTCGCCAACTGAGTCAATAAATTGGTCGCATAGGCGGTCAGAACTGACAGCATCCACGGACCTAACAAGAGCATAACGACAGCCACGGCAACTACTTTGGGAATAAAGGAAAGCGTCTGCTCCTGGATTTGTGTCATAGACTGAAAGATGCTGACCAGAAGACCGACCAACAAAGCGACCCCGAGAATAGGCCCTCCCACAAGCAGCACTGTCCCAACGGCTTCCTTAGCCATATACAGTACCTGATTTTGGGTCATTGTCATTCCCCCTTTCCCTACTTAAAGCTGCCCACTAAGGATTCTACGACAAGATGCCAGCCGTCCACCAAGACAAATAACAATAATTTGAAGGGCAGAGAAATCATCATCGGCGGAAGCATCATCATCCCAATTGACATAAGGGTAGTGGAAACAATCATATCGATAACTATGAAAGGAACAAAAATAGCAAATCCCATTTGAAACGCTGTTTTTAATTCACTGATCACAAAGGCTGGAATCAGAACATAGGTGGGAACGTCCCGATAAGTTTTGGGGCGTTCCATTTTAGACAGCCCCACAAAAAGCTCCAGGTCTTTTTCCCGTGTCTGCTTAAACATAAACATTCGCAAGGGCTCTTCCGCTCTCTCAAGGGCCTCTGCCTGGGTAATCTGATTCTGCATATAAGGCTGAATGGCATTGGTATTGATCTGATTCCAGGTCGGGGCCATGATAAAAAACGACAGAAACAGGGATAAGCCTACGAGCACTTGATTCGGGGGCAGCTGCATGGTTCCTAAGGCATTTCTTACAAAGGACAAGACAATAATAATCCGGGTAAAGGACGTCATCATCATCAGAATGGCGGGGGCCAAAGAGAGTACCGTTAATAACATTAATATTTGCAGTGAGGTACCTGTTTGTTCCGCCGTTGATGTTCCCAAATCTAAGGTTAATCCTGCCGCCCAAGCAATTTCAGGACATGAAAACAATCCAAATCCCAGCGCAGCGCCAAAAGCCAGCCCTAAAGTCAAGAGTTTAATGGTACGGCCTGAAGAAGACATTACTTTTCGACCTCCTCAAGCAAACGCTTCAATTCTGCAGAAAAAGTGTCTTTCTTGCGGGACTGCTTCGGCCAAAGCTTCCGGGCACTTTGGAGCCATCCTTCCACACGTTCCGTGGGACGTGTGGCGATCTCTTCCAAAATCTCAGCAGCGATATGGGGATCATTGATCTCACTAAGTTTCACCAGGTGGTGATCCGATCCGCCAAGGACCTGTAACTTTCCGGCAATCTCCACCAGGTACAGGCTTTGCTGCCCACTTAGAATTTGCCGGTCGAGAACCCTTGCCCAGGGTGCATTCATCGTCCGCATAGCTGCCCGATTCAGGCGCCGGAGAATCCAGAGAGACACCAGTAAAATAATAAGGAAAACCAGTAACGTTCCCAGAAGCCCCCACCATGAGAATACAGACTGGGTAACCGCCGGAGCGGTTCCACTTGAAGGAAACACTTGGTCTTCAAAGGACATGTTATTTCAACGCCTTCGTGACAGCCTCAACCACGCGTTCCGCTTGAAAAGGCTTGACGACAAAGTCTTTAGCCCCGGATTGAATAGCTTCGATGACCATAGCTTGTTGACCCATAGCACTGCACATAATGATCCGTGCTTTCGAATCCAGTTTACGGATTTCTTTTACCGACTGCAGCCCGTCCATTTCCGGCATTGTAATATCCATAATTGTCAAGTTCGGCTGCAACTCCTTATACTTTTCAACAGCCACCGCTCCATTTTCAGCTTCACCAATTACATTGAACCCATTTTTCTGTAAGATGTCCTTTAGCATCATACGCATAAACGCAGCATCATCAACAATCATTATGGTAGCACTCATCACATTTCCTCCCTTATCTACTTTCAAATACTCCAATTTCTATTAAACCAGGACTCCTCACTCTACTTCAATGAATTCATCCGTTCCACGGGATGGACAATATCTGTAATCCGAATTCCAAAGGTCTCATTAATGACAACAACCTCACATTTAGCAATCAACTTGCCATTGACAATCATATCGACTGGTTCCCCGGCCAAGCGATCCAATTCGATAACTGAACCGGGTCCCATATCCAGGATTTCTTTAATCGTTTTTTTCGCCCGGCCCAGTTCAACACTTATTTGTAAAGGTACATCCAGAATCAAGCTTAGATTATCAGGCTGCGTCAGGGGAGGTCCCGGCTGAAGCGGTGCAAATTGTGCCGGCTGAACCGGCATCTGCACTCTGGCTTGATGACCAGGCTGCCCCATTCCATAGGAGGAATGATCCATTGGCGCCGAATAAGGTGCCCCATCGTAGATCGGAGACTCGTAAGCGGGTGCTCCGTAAGCCGGAGCCGGGGCTTCGTAGACTGGTGTTGAGGGTGGCTGGGGGCTTTGAAACGCTGTGGGCGGGGGAGCAGGAGCTGCAGGTTGTGCAGCCGGAGCCGGTGGAGCGGAGCCTCCATCCATCCCGCCCATTAGCTTACCGACCATTCTTTTAGCAACGTCAAGGGGAATTACCTGAACAAGAGTACTGTCAATGACATCTTCTACAACCATGCGGAAAGAGATCCGGACAAGGGGTTCATCCGCAGACAAAAAATCATGAATCACATCTCTCCCCGTCGCCATGTCATTAAGCACTAAATTTGGCGGGGTAATATCTACCATCGCATTAAACATGGTCGACATAGATGTGGCAGCCGATCCCATCATTTGGTTCATAGCTTCTGAGATACCGCTGATTTGAAGATCAGAAAGCCCGTCTGACGGGTTTTTTCCATCCCCTCCCATCATCAAGTCAACAATGACTGAACCATCCCGTTGAGAAAGAATCAAGAGATTCGAGCCTTCAATTCCTGCTTTGTATTTGACATCACAAATCACGGAAGGGATAGGATAATCATGACGAATCTGTTCCGAGGTCGTTAAGTCCACTTTCGGCGTGGTAATATCCACCTTTTTGCCTAAGAGCTGAGATAATGTCGTGGCAGCAGTACCCATGGAAATATTAGCAATTTCGCCGAGAGTATCCTTTTCCATCTCATTCAATAAATCAAAGGCCGTTAATGACTCCGGGGCCAATTCAGGTGGTGTGTCCAAGTCAGATTCAAGTGTTCCTCGAAGCAGCGCATCAATTTCTTCCTGAGTGAGCGACCCATTACCCATCTTGTTCCCCTCCTTCCTCTATTATTTCCGTTATCTGAACGGCGAGATGTTCCCCGTGAAGACCAGGGATAGACTTGAATTTCATAAATTCACCCACATAAATTGGCAGTGGATCCTGAACTGATTGGTTCAGTGGAATAACATCTCCTTTAGCAAGATCCAAAAGGTCTCTGACCAGGATTTCCGAGTTACCTAAAAACGCAATCATATCAACTTTCGCCCATTCGATTTTTTTCCGAATCGCTTGTACCTGCTCCGGAGAAGTGACCTTCGCCTCTGTGGAAAAGAGGAAAAACGTACTTAACTTATCTAAGATGGGCTCAAGGACCAGATAGGGCATACAGATATTAATCATCCCGATTGCTTCGCCGACCTTGACTTCAAGGGTTATGAGTACAATCATTTCATTAGGAGCTACAATTTGTGTAAACTGAGGATTCGATTCCATCGATATAAAATGCGGTTTAAGGGCGTAAACCTCTGACCAGGCTTCTTCCGTGATATTTACCATTTGAGTTAAGCGGTTTTCTATAATTGTCCTTTCAATCTCGGTTAAATCCCGGTTTTTTTCCGTCCCTTGCCCTTGCCCTCCTAAAAGCCGGTCCACCACCGCAAAGGTGAGAGAAGGGCTCACCTCCATTAAGATTGTACCCTCCAGCGGATTCAGGGAGTAAAGGGCCAGGACAGTGGGGTTAGGTAAAGACCGGATAAACTCGTCATAGGTGATCTGTTCTATTGAAACAACAGAGCTTTCAACGACAGAATGCAGATTCCCGGAAAAAAAAGTAGTAAGACCTCTGCAATAATTCTCATGAATATTATGGAGGGAGTGAATCTGATCCTTGGAAAACTTATTCGGACGTTTAAAATCGTATACACGAATCCGCTTTTGAGTCTTGGTTGTCTTCATTTCCTCTACGTCAACTTGTCCATCGGACAGCGCATTCAGCAGAGCATCAATCTCAGCCTGGGACAAGACGTCTCCCATCAAACCACCCCCTTGCTCGATATTCGATCTTTCTGGTTCGAACCTTTATTCTCAATCTATATAGCTTAAACTCATAACCAATGTTCGATTGTGAGTTATTCGTCGTCACACCAGAAATACCAACCTCGCAACTCTGACCTCCGGCTTCTGACCTCTGACCTCTGTTATTGGTAGACCAAAGAAAGAAAGAGAACATCTGTGATTTGATCTTCTGCCACTTCATTAAGCTTCTCAATTAACTCTTTCCTCAATTTTTCACGTGCCTGTGTGGTTTGTACATCGGCAAGGGATTTATCCGCCAAAACCGTATTAACCCGGTCTTTTAAGAACGCATCCTCTTCCTTCAAATGCTCCCCCGCTTTTACATCGCTCACTTGAACTGTAATAGCCGTCTTCAGAAAGGCTCCACCTTGCAAATTCACAGTGAATTCACCGATGGGCAGTAAGGGTCCTGTTTTTTTGGCATGGGATTTTTTAGAACTGTCATCAAACGTCTTAAAGATAAAGGTTTGAGCCCCAATTGTCCCTCCCACACCAAGAGCCGCTCCCAAGAACAAGGCTAGAATTACAAAAATAAGGGATTTACGATTCATAAATCTTTTGCTCCTCCACTTTGTAAGTCTGACAACGCCTGCGAAACTCAGCAATGCGCTCAATAAGAACCTCGATGGCTTCTGATACGACGTATTTATTTCCACCCGTTAAGGTTATGACCGTATCCGGGGTTTCTTCCATCAATTCAATCAAGTCGGGATTTAAAGCAAAGGTTTTTCCATTTAAGCGAGTAACATAAATCATAGCTTCATCCCCTTCCGTTGATCCGTAAACTAATTTCCATTTGCTTAGTTAAGCAAGTTCACCGACGGCTTTTTTCCCAAGCCAGTGAAGTACTTGACCCGTTTCATCCAACACCTTTTGTTCCTTCTGTAATTCTGCGGCCCGAAAGGCTGCCGCCTGTTTTTCTTTGAGGCGCTCGTATTTCTCAACTTCACGATGCGCTTCCAATAAACACCCGCGGGCCTTCTCCAGAACAGGTTCCTGCTCCCTCAGCTTTGCTTCGCATTCAAGCAATCGACGCCTCTGTTCTCTGGCAAAGACTTGACAGATCCCCAGGTCTTCCGGCCGGTGACGACCAGCTTCCCGTTGACCATCCTGGGCTTCTTTATAACGAACTTTTTGAACCTCCAAAGCATCGAAACAGGCTTGCCAGCGCTGCAGTTCCAGAGCGTACTGCCGCCTGGCCGATTCTAAAATCTGTTGAGCTAATTGAAGGCTGGCATCCAAGCGAAAGCGAAATCGAGCCATTATTTTTAAACCCCTTATTTAAAGATTCCCTGCAATTGTTGAAGCATCTCCTGAGAGGTAACATATTCGTCGACTCTTTGCCGGATGAACGCTTGAATACGGTCCATATGGGCAATTGCGGCATCAATCTTAGGACTGCTTCCCGGCGTATACGCCCCGATGTCAATCAGATCCTTGGCATCACGATAAATAGCGATATATTCCCTCACCCTGCCTGCTAATTCCTTATGTTCCGAACTGACAACATCATTCATAACCCGGCTGACTGACTGCAGGATATCAATGGCCGGAAACTGGTTTTGCATGGCCAATTCCCGGGTTAAAACAATATGTCCGTCGAGAATTCCACGTACTGAATCTGCAATCGGCTCATTATGGTCATCTCCATCCACTAAAACCGTATAGATCCCGGTAATACTTCCGATTTCCGCCATACCTGAGCGTTCCAATAGTTTGGGCAAAAGAGCAAACACAGAAGGAGGATATCCGCGGGTTGCCGGCGGTTCACCCACTGTGAGGCCTACTTCCCGCTGGGCCATGGCAAAGCGGGTCACCGAATCCATCATTAGAAGCACATTCTTCCCTTGATCCCGGAAATACTCCGCAATAGCTGTGGCCGTAAATGCTGCCTTTAAGCGAACTAAAGCAGGTTGATCCGATGTCGCCACAATAATCACTGAACGGGCTAACCCCTCCGGGCCTAAATCTTTCTCAATGAAGTCACGCAGTTCCCGGCCCCGTTCCCCAATCAAGGCGATAACATTAATATCAGCCACAGTATTTCTGGCCATCATACCCAGTAAGGTACTCTTCCCCACCCCGGATCCGGCAAAGATTCCCATCCGCTGCCCGCGGCCTATGGTGAGAATCCCATCGATCGCCCGAACACCGACACTGAGAGTGTCCTGAATCCGGGGACGCAATAAGGCGCTGGGCGGTTTGTTTTGCAGCGGGTAAGCTGTTTCTGGCTGAAGCGGGCGATTGTCCATGGGATGTCCCAGTCCATCCAGAATCCGACCGAGAAGTCCCGGTCCCACCGGCACCGTCAGCTTTTGCCGCTGAGAAAGCACCCGGTCTCCCGGGGCAATCCCTTCGAGTTCTCCCAAAGGCATGAGCAGAGTGGTTGAATCCCGAAAGCCTACCACTTCTGCAGGAAGTTCCCGTCCTTCCCGCGTGATGATATGACAATATTCACCCACACTGGCTCGCGGGCCGGCTGACTCCACCATCAGGCCGACAATCTTCGCAACCCTTCCCTGAGCCGAAATCGGTTCCGTCTGTTCCGCCGCCACTGCTAATCGATTCCACACCCCCATGTTCGAGCTCCTCCCGTAAGGTATGTTCCAGCTTATCTAATTGAGCTTCCAGCCGGCCATCAAAAATCCCTTCCTGACATTCCAGGAAACAGTCTCCAGTCTGCAACGATTCATCCGCAACCCAAGGACAGGGCAGTTTCCCTTCAAGCCACCGGACGTCATCAGGAGCCACGTGCAGCCGCCAGCCCTCCCGTTCCAAGGGCAACAGGGCTAAAGCCCGGATGATGTCCAGCAATCTCTGAGGTTCAACCGCTATAGATGAACGCGCGATACGTTCGGCAATCTTGATCGCTAAATGAAGTAAATCCTTATCAACTTTAGAGAATTCCTCTTGGACCGCCCTCTGGGCTAACTTAAAAAGCTGATTGGCCTTATCCGTCAGGATTTTTCCCTCGGTCTCTCCGGCTTGCCTTCCTTCCCGATATCCTTCTGCCTTAGCTGCAGGATAAATCTCGGCCTGGGCACTCTCTTTAACCTCCTGGCGCAAACGATCCGAGTCACTCTGAGCCTGAGCCAGGGTTTTCTTGGCATCCGCTTTAGCTTGAGCAATAATTGTCTTGGCCTCAGCTTTAGCATCAGCCAGAATCTTTGCCGCCCGCTCCTCAGCATCTGCCAGAATTCTCCCCGCTTGTTCTTTGCTCTCTGCCTCCCCCGGAGTATCCCGGCAGTCTGCGGGTTCAGGCTTTGTTTCAGAAATCTGAGTTTCTTCTCCCACACTAAGAACAGCTAAGCAAGTTCCCAACTGCTGAAACCCTTCATGGCATTCCACCATGCGCGGTGTTGATACCTCAACATCGTAACTTTTAACAACCCGCCCGCTAATAGATAATCTCATCGCTGCCTCCTCTGGAGATGACTATCGCGCCACTTTCCTCAAGCTTCCGAATGACTTTTACAATACGCTGCTGTGCTTCTTCAACATCACGCAGCCGCACCGGACCCATGAATTCCATATCGTCTTTGAGCATCTGACTGGCCCGCGAGGACATGTTCGCCAAAATCTTCTGCACCACTTCCGGATTAGACCCTTTGAGAGCCAATCCTAAGTCTTTGGTCTCCACTTCACGTAAGACCAGTTGAACACCACGGTCGTCAAGCATAACAATATCCTCAAAGACAAACATCTGCCGCTTAATTTGTTCTGCCAAATCAGGATCATCGACCTCCAGAGAATCCATGACAACTTTCACAGTTCCCGGATCTGTCCGGTTAAGGACATCCACGATACTTTGGATCCCGCCCGAAGCCGTATAATCCGTCGGTGCCAGGCTGGAAATCTTACGTTCGAGAACTTTCTCAATCTCTTTGAGCACTTCCGGACTTGTACGGCCCATGGTTGCAATCCGCTTCGCCACATCTGCCTGCCGGTCCGGGTTGAGACTGGCGAGCAAAGTGGCCGCTTTATCAACCGGAAGATGGGTCATGATCAGCGCAATTGTCTGAGGGTGTTCTCCCTGAATAAAGGAAAAGAGCTGTTTAGGGTCTGTCCTGCGCACAAGATCAAAAGGCCTCATCTTCAAAGAAGTCGACAAGCGGCTGATGATCTCAAAGGCACGGGTTTCTCCCAAAGCCCGTTCTAATACTTCTCTGGCATATTCAATGCCCCCCTGGGAAATATAATCGTTGGCCATGCACATCTGATGGAATTCTTCGATAACATGATCCCGCTGTTCCGGCGATATTCTCCCGACATTGGCCATTTCCAAAGTCAATTGTTCTATTTCAGATTCCCCAAGGTGTTTGACCACATTGGCCGAATTTTCCGAACCCAAGGCGATCATCAGGATCGCAGCTTTTTGGATTCCCGTTAAAGCTTGCGCCATCTACCTCTCCTCCGATAGCCATGTTTTCATAAGACGGGCGGCCTCATCCGGGTTATTGCGTGAGTAAAGTTCCACGGCCTCTTTAATCTTTTTCTTCCCAATCTCTTCCGCTGACTTAGCATTTTTCTGAGCTAAACTCAATTGAGCCTCTTCCTCAGCCTTCTGTTGAGCCAGGAGCAGCTCAGCTTCAGCGACATTTACCGGTTCTGAATTATTTAACTCCAGCATTCTTTCAGCGCGCGCTTTGCGTGCTTTTTGTAACCGCTTGCCGAGAAACACAAGCCCGAGTATCAAGCCAATTAATGCAACAGCACCAATTTGAGCATACATAATTAGCTGCTGTCGTTTCTGAGCCTCTTCCATCGCCAATGCTTCTTTCTGTATGTCCGTCTTATTAAAGGGAAAAGCGGCGACCTGAACGTCATCCCCCCGGTTGGCGT encodes the following:
- the flhB gene encoding flagellar biosynthesis protein FlhB; translation: MSEKKHPATPRRKQEARKKGQVFKSQEVISALMLLGLVALLRFWIPAMFLRIQYLFPYVLGLSSDWTERSVASLMLNVLWLGIQIMAPILGTGFLIALISNYIQVGFLFTGESMKPQLSRLSMISGAKRMFGVKAWVELVKSLMKVLLIGYFLYASVRDRLHIYPALQQLNVGQAAVLLGEALMELAWNISLSFLGIAAFDYIYQRWEYEKNLRMSHEDLKQEYKQTEGNPELKSELKKRQRAMAMGRMMQDMKQADVVVTNPTHFAVALRYDPKVQNAPYVVAKGQDQVALRMRELAKEYDLVIMENKPLARALYAQVEIGQGIPADLYKAVAEVLAFVYRLKKKKKRA
- a CDS encoding flagellar FlbD family protein, whose product is MIYVTRLNGKTFALNPDLIELMEETPDTVITLTGGNKYVVSEAIEVLIERIAEFRRRCQTYKVEEQKIYES
- the fliR gene encoding flagellar biosynthetic protein FliR, producing the protein MSLAQLLQWNLSLFLLILSRWAGMIMLAPVFGARGVPGMARLGLAASISVILYPLIQAANPSIPEELLPYVAVVIKEVLVGLVIGFLIYLLTAVLQGAGQLIDYQMGFTMGSAIDPVYGVQSPMMGNFQIILATMLLLSTNSHHYLIAAMVKSYAYIPINPSSLPHNYLFYVQLVAHVFALAAQLAMPVFGALLVSDVGVGLLSRTVPQLNIFAVIFPVKIVFGLIILYLSIPFFGEAVARLFDTNMSWVLELYQGWKQ
- the fliP gene encoding flagellar type III secretion system pore protein FliP (The bacterial flagellar biogenesis protein FliP forms a type III secretion system (T3SS)-type pore required for flagellar assembly.); protein product: MSSSGRTIKLLTLGLAFGAALGFGLFSCPEIAWAAGLTLDLGTSTAEQTGTSLQILMLLTVLSLAPAILMMMTSFTRIIIVLSFVRNALGTMQLPPNQVLVGLSLFLSFFIMAPTWNQINTNAIQPYMQNQITQAEALERAEEPLRMFMFKQTREKDLELFVGLSKMERPKTYRDVPTYVLIPAFVISELKTAFQMGFAIFVPFIVIDMIVSTTLMSIGMMMLPPMMISLPFKLLLFVLVDGWHLVVESLVGSFK
- the fliM gene encoding flagellar motor switch protein FliM; this translates as MGDVLSQAEIDALLNALSDGQVDVEEMKTTKTQKRIRVYDFKRPNKFSKDQIHSLHNIHENYCRGLTTFFSGNLHSVVESSVVSIEQITYDEFIRSLPNPTVLALYSLNPLEGTILMEVSPSLTFAVVDRLLGGQGQGTEKNRDLTEIERTIIENRLTQMVNITEEAWSEVYALKPHFISMESNPQFTQIVAPNEMIVLITLEVKVGEAIGMINICMPYLVLEPILDKLSTFFLFSTEAKVTSPEQVQAIRKKIEWAKVDMIAFLGNSEILVRDLLDLAKGDVIPLNQSVQDPLPIYVGEFMKFKSIPGLHGEHLAVQITEIIEEGGEQDG
- a CDS encoding response regulator, with the protein product MSATIMIVDDAAFMRMMLKDILQKNGFNVIGEAENGAVAVEKYKELQPNLTIMDITMPEMDGLQSVKEIRKLDSKARIIMCSAMGQQAMVIEAIQSGAKDFVVKPFQAERVVEAVTKALK
- a CDS encoding flagellar basal body-associated FliL family protein encodes the protein MNRKSLIFVILALFLGAALGVGGTIGAQTFIFKTFDDSSKKSHAKKTGPLLPIGEFTVNLQGGAFLKTAITVQVSDVKAGEHLKEEDAFLKDRVNTVLADKSLADVQTTQAREKLRKELIEKLNEVAEDQITDVLFLSLVYQ
- the fliY gene encoding flagellar motor switch phosphatase FliY, whose amino-acid sequence is MGNGSLTQEEIDALLRGTLESDLDTPPELAPESLTAFDLLNEMEKDTLGEIANISMGTAATTLSQLLGKKVDITTPKVDLTTSEQIRHDYPIPSVICDVKYKAGIEGSNLLILSQRDGSVIVDLMMGGDGKNPSDGLSDLQISGISEAMNQMMGSAATSMSTMFNAMVDITPPNLVLNDMATGRDVIHDFLSADEPLVRISFRMVVEDVIDSTLVQVIPLDVAKRMVGKLMGGMDGGSAPPAPAAQPAAPAPPPTAFQSPQPPSTPVYEAPAPAYGAPAYESPIYDGAPYSAPMDHSSYGMGQPGHQARVQMPVQPAQFAPLQPGPPLTQPDNLSLILDVPLQISVELGRAKKTIKEILDMGPGSVIELDRLAGEPVDMIVNGKLIAKCEVVVINETFGIRITDIVHPVERMNSLK
- the fliQ gene encoding flagellar biosynthesis protein FliQ; protein product: MTQNQVLYMAKEAVGTVLLVGGPILGVALLVGLLVSIFQSMTQIQEQTLSFIPKVVAVAVVMLLLGPWMLSVLTAYATNLLTQLATFGGM
- a CDS encoding flagellar biosynthetic protein FliO; this encodes MSFEDQVFPSSGTAPAVTQSVFSWWGLLGTLLVFLIILLVSLWILRRLNRAAMRTMNAPWARVLDRQILSGQQSLYLVEIAGKLQVLGGSDHHLVKLSEINDPHIAAEILEEIATRPTERVEGWLQSARKLWPKQSRKKDTFSAELKRLLEEVEK
- the flhA gene encoding flagellar biosynthesis protein FlhA; protein product: MSTMVKGRFLNNTDIIAALGLVSIVVMMVVPLPAGLLDVLITLNITASVLTLMLAVFAKDPLEFSALPSLLLTLTLFRLSLNISATRLILLDGHAGEIIQQFGEFVIRGDAVVGFIIFIILVLVQFIVITKGAERVSEVAARFTLDAMPGKQMSIDADLNAGMINEQQARDRRKAIQQESDFYGAMDGSTKFVKGDAIAAIIILFINIIGGFITGVAMQDMALLDALHKYTLLTIGEGLVSQIPALMISTATGLVVTRAASESNLGDDLVKQLFKQPKALFITAGVLCMLALLGLPRLPLFMVAAALVGLGVMLQRSSKVSVIKETAAVRETEIEESKKPENVLNLLQVDHMELELGYALIALVDVQQGGDLLDRIVLIRRQIASELGFIVPVIRVRDNMNLQPNQYVIKIRGAEIAAGEILADHYMAMSGGFDDEGIPGTPTKDPAFGLDAKWINAMYREQAELNGWMVVDAPTVLATHITEVIKSQAWEILSRQDVKTLIDHAKELAPAVVDELIPDILSLGQVQKVLANLLREKVSIRDMVSILETLADHAHATKDLDRLTEHVRQALARQILQPLLGKDKSLPVMTLDPQIEQQILDSIQPSDYGTYLALDPKVLHVLMQNLTREVEKVVLKGMTPVIVCAPLVRINLKRVTERQLPQLMVLSYNELVQGVQVQAVGMVGMDLAS